ACTGGAGGTAGTTCAAAGAAGGATCACTAAGATGATCCTTGATATGGTAGGAAATGTCTTAAGGCTAACtaagttgggactctactcattggagtttaaaagaatgagagatgatctcattgaaatatagaattctaaaggggcttgacagggtaaatgctgagaggatgtttcccttcatgggagagtctaggaccagagggcatagtctcagaataaacagGTGTCAatcttaagactgagatgaggaggaatttcttctcttaaaAGATtgggagtctttggaattccttgccatgGAGAGCTGTGGAAGCagggtccttgtgtatatttaaagctGAAACAGATTGATCAGTAGCTGAGCTTGGCTGGAAAATTACTTGCATATTAATCCTTCTGGGAGCTTTCCACTTCATTTAGGTTCATAGAAGCATGCAACCTTTTCTATTTGATCATGATGCAATATATAAGGAAGATGTATAATTTTAAGGAACCATTGATCAGTCCTGACCTGCAAAGTCACATCTTTCCCTAACTCTTGCTAAGCAATAAAATGGTTAAAATAAAGATTATGGAAATAGTAGACTGAGCATTCCAACAACCAAAGTGTCAAACAAGCTGTAATGACTCTTCTGCCTCTCTGGGGTAGTGCACTAGAAATCAATTCCTGCTATTTCCGGAATCAACACAAAAATTAAATGTGCAAAATCCCCAAACTTCCTGATTTTCAGACTGATTGATAGAAAGCATAgactaggtttctgtacttaaaaCAATCACTTTATTACAGCAAATTATATTCTAGCAATATGTAAACTGTACAAATTAAAATTCTAAACCCATTATAAACTCTCCcttgcacgcacgcacacacacaggcattaagGGATAAAAGATATGAgccaaaataaaagtggaaaaacAGTTCTGTAGTTATGTTTGCAAAATCTGTTGGGTTGGTTCTTGCTGATCTGAAGGTTTCTCCTCAACATTTTTCTGGTTGTGAGAGACACATAGGCAGGCTGCTTCTCTTCTAAAGAGTTTCAAACTTACCTAATTCAAAGGCACGACTTGCAACAGCTGATGAAGGAATGATAAGCTTGTTTTCTTCAGGTTTAATGTGACTCATTGCAACAGAGCGATTTTGGCTTTTGCCTACCTCTACCTTATTCACAGCCCAAGTTGTTCAGCTACTTATTGGTAGGTAGAGGACCTTTATCATGAATAAGTGTCCACTATTCCACAGCAACTAGAAGCTTTACTTGTAAACAACCTTGGACTCCAGTTTGTGTGCTCATTGCTGGAAATTGCAATTACACACTGAGGTCAAAATAGATATTAAATTAGTGGCTTTCAAAACATGTAgccactttgtaaatctttcgTTTTCAAAACAGTACTTTCTCAAATTAGACCATGATTTTAATAAGTATGAAAATACATGTTTTTTTTTACATATTGATTTTACATTTTTGCCAGTATCATAGTACTGTAGACTAAAAATAGTGTGATAAACTGGGGTAGCACCTTGCATAGCCTTTGTTTGTTGAAAATATATAATCGAACAATTGCATCTGTGCTTGACTTTTGAAAATAGTATCAAGCCAATATTTACAAATCCACCTGTTTCATTAGGATCAGGAACTTTTTCCTTCCCTAGTTCATCAATGCTGAGATAAATCATGCTCCAAATTTGAAATGAGGTCAGTTAGCACAGGCATAATTCAAACCTGAAACCATTCGGCCATGTGATTGCTTCAGGAATTGTTTCTGATAGAGTTGATTTTGTATGTGACCTTGAAAGGTCTCCAGAGTTGAGGTGTTAAAGCTGTACtgaagaaatgttaactctttctttctctccacagatgctgccagacctgctgagttttcctaccaatttgtttttgtttcagatttccagcatctgcagtgctttatTTTATTGTTTAGTGTTAAAGCTTGTTTAAATCTCTGTCATTTCCCCAGGTTTTAAAGGTAACCTGACTGAAGAGGAGGTTCCGATTGTTACTAGCCTGGTGCTGACGATTGGAAATGTGATGCTTTCTCTGTACTACTTGTTGTGGCAGACCTATGTGCTGAAAGCAGATGTAATAATAAATGCACTCCTCCTGGTAACCTATGGATTGGAGGGGATTTTGGCCATAATTGCTGTTTCAGCTCTTACCAGGTAATCTGATCAAGTCAGTGATATTGAGAATAGTGGTAACTATTAATTGTCACTTCCAACCCCCCCCGTAGTGAAAGTATCCCTACTGATTTCAATAAGGATCCTTTTGAGTATTAGATTCCTGGTAAAAACTGTAAATGTAGTAAAATATTCTGCAATCATTTTAATATGCCTTAGGTGAGGATTGTGAACATGAAGTTTCCATTTTGAATATCAACTTTAGAATACTAAGTTTAACTGTTGAATAAATATCCTCTTTGCTGCTTTACAAGATTGCATAGAGAATGGTTAGATACAGTACTGCCAGGTTACAAATATAAGTGGTTAGATGCAGAATAAAACATCTTCAATGATAAAAATAAAACTTCAAATTTGGCTTCAAGATGACTTAAGTTGACAAAACTTCTAATTCAATCCAACTTCAGTAGGTATTTGCTCCATAGATTTTGCATTTCACAATTCTTCACTCTCTACCTCCTGAATTTCTATCACCTTCACTCCCACTCCACACATTCCTCTATCCACCCTCTCCCCGCCTCTCTTTTccaatctttcctctctcattcattccatccctctccctctgttctgtTCTCCTTACCAGCCTCAACTCTTCTCCTCTCCACTTCTTTCCATTCCCTCCCCTCTTCCTCCATCCCTCACACTTCTCTcctgtcctcctcctcctcctcccatatCGCTTCTTCCCGTTCCACATCCGCCTCCGCCTCCTTTTATTCCCCCCACTTCCCAACCACCATCTCCACTCCTCCTCCCGCTCCCCACTCCTtccattgctgcactccctctattgccccattccaccctcccatttccccactctcctccctcccccctcccattccctcactcccctccctcctcccactctcctccctcccattccctcaCTCACCTCtatatctctcctcccccccactcccctcccccccactcccctccctcccatttctctccctcccatttctccc
The sequence above is drawn from the Chiloscyllium punctatum isolate Juve2018m chromosome 22, sChiPun1.3, whole genome shotgun sequence genome and encodes:
- the LOC140493555 gene encoding transmembrane protein 80-like isoform X3 gives rise to the protein MVLRKVKSAAVLSSIPLQMVFYFNVFYYSFYFLATLLMIIYKSFKGNLTEEEVPIVTSLVLTIGNVMLSLYYLLWQTYVLKADVIINALLLVTYGLEGILAIIAVSALTRLYT